The DNA segment AACAACAAACAAAGCTGACCGTGTAGGTTTTAGAATTGAAGACGGCAAAAAAGTTCGTTTCTTCAAATCTAATAATGAAATTATTTAACTAATTGGAGTAATGCGATGGCGAAACTGCATGATTATTACAGAGAGCAAGTAGTTAATGAATTGAAAGAAAAATTCAACTACTCGTCTGTCATGCAAGTCCCACGAATCGAAAAGATAACCCTGAATATGGGTGTGGGTGAAGCATTGACCGATAAAAAATTGTTAGAGAATGCAGTAGCAGATCTAACAGCGATTAGCGGTCAAAAACCTTTAATTACTAAGGCTCGTAAGTCAGTTGCTGGCTTTAAGATCCGTCAGGGATATCCAATCGGATGTAAAGTGACCCTACGTGGTGAACGTATGTGGGAATTCTTTGAAAGATTGGTTACGATTGCCGTTCCTCGTGTTCGAGATTTTCGTGGTTTAAGCGTAAAATCTTTTGATGGACGTGGTAATTACAGTATGGGTGTTC comes from the Pasteurella atlantica genome and includes:
- the rplE gene encoding 50S ribosomal protein L5, with translation MAKLHDYYREQVVNELKEKFNYSSVMQVPRIEKITLNMGVGEALTDKKLLENAVADLTAISGQKPLITKARKSVAGFKIRQGYPIGCKVTLRGERMWEFFERLVTIAVPRVRDFRGLSVKSFDGRGNYSMGVREQIIFPEIDYDKVDRVRGLDITITTTANNDEEGQALLAAFNFPFRK